One genomic segment of Acetobacteroides hydrogenigenes includes these proteins:
- a CDS encoding AMP-dependent synthetase/ligase, protein MKTIIDLFEESVRKYPDLPYLWEKTNGAFKPTSYSQTKELVRSFAAGLIAIGVEKEDKVAILAEGCNAWMISELGIFYAAAVDVPLSIKLEEASDLMFRLVHSESRFIVVSGNQLPKIRKIVGNLPNVQKVIVAGTINDLAENEILWDDVKRLGDEFLSDAANCELLNERIASVKPTSFANITYTSGTTADPKGIVLTHSNYSSNVEQALSLMDIPVGYKTLLILPLDHCFAHVAGMYSFMACGASIGTVQVGRTPMETLKNIPINIKEFKPNLLLSVPALAKNFKKNIENGIRAKGKVTEMLFNAGLKVAYAYNKEGFNKGTGLSFMLKPLVSLFDRIIFTKLRDVFGGELDFFIGGGALLDIELQRFYYAIGIPMYQGYGLSEATPIISSNAAKKHKLGSSGFLVRPMELKIMDDSGNALPVGEKGEIVIKGGNVMHGYWRNEKATAETVIDGWLHTGDMGYMDKDGFLYVMGRFKSLLIGSDGEKYSPEGIEEALVAHCKMIDQVILYNSQNAYTIALIVPNKEAMKRYANAHQHHHQGWDTVEGKKHAIEELNKEIAQFRKGGHLAGMFPERWLPATFAILPEGFTEQNGMMNSTMKIVRGKVEAAYKDVIENLYKNNGKHIYGDYNIKSLS, encoded by the coding sequence ATGAAGACAATTATTGATCTTTTTGAAGAAAGCGTACGGAAATATCCTGACCTTCCATATCTCTGGGAAAAAACAAACGGGGCCTTTAAGCCTACTTCGTACTCGCAAACTAAGGAACTGGTTAGAAGTTTTGCTGCTGGACTTATTGCTATTGGAGTTGAAAAAGAGGATAAGGTTGCGATCCTTGCAGAGGGGTGCAATGCCTGGATGATATCGGAACTTGGGATTTTTTATGCCGCAGCTGTAGATGTTCCTCTTTCGATAAAGCTGGAGGAAGCTAGCGATCTTATGTTCCGGTTGGTGCATTCGGAGTCTAGATTTATTGTTGTTTCTGGAAATCAGCTGCCCAAAATCAGAAAGATTGTTGGAAATCTACCCAACGTACAGAAGGTGATTGTTGCTGGTACTATTAACGATCTTGCCGAAAATGAAATTCTGTGGGATGATGTTAAAAGGTTGGGCGATGAATTCTTGTCAGATGCTGCTAATTGCGAGCTGCTCAACGAACGTATCGCTTCGGTTAAACCAACGAGCTTTGCCAATATAACCTATACATCGGGGACTACTGCCGATCCTAAAGGTATTGTTCTTACGCACAGTAACTACTCTTCTAACGTAGAGCAGGCTCTTTCGCTCATGGATATTCCTGTTGGCTACAAAACGCTGCTTATTCTTCCTCTTGATCATTGCTTTGCACATGTGGCCGGGATGTACAGCTTTATGGCTTGTGGAGCTAGCATAGGAACGGTTCAGGTGGGGCGTACGCCAATGGAGACGCTCAAGAATATCCCTATAAATATTAAGGAGTTTAAGCCAAACTTGCTGCTGAGCGTACCTGCTTTGGCTAAAAACTTCAAGAAGAATATTGAAAACGGTATAAGGGCAAAGGGAAAAGTAACCGAGATGCTGTTTAATGCAGGATTAAAGGTTGCCTACGCCTACAATAAGGAAGGTTTTAACAAGGGTACAGGGCTAAGCTTCATGCTTAAGCCATTGGTGTCGCTTTTCGATAGGATTATCTTTACGAAGCTCCGCGATGTTTTTGGCGGTGAACTCGACTTCTTTATTGGAGGAGGAGCGCTGCTCGATATCGAACTTCAACGATTCTACTACGCTATTGGTATCCCTATGTATCAGGGGTACGGCTTATCGGAGGCAACTCCTATTATATCTTCTAATGCTGCAAAAAAGCATAAGCTGGGCTCTTCAGGTTTCCTTGTAAGGCCAATGGAACTAAAGATTATGGACGATAGCGGTAACGCTTTGCCCGTAGGGGAGAAGGGCGAGATTGTTATTAAAGGAGGAAATGTGATGCATGGCTACTGGCGTAACGAAAAGGCTACTGCCGAAACCGTTATTGACGGGTGGCTGCATACTGGCGATATGGGCTACATGGATAAGGATGGATTTCTATACGTTATGGGGCGTTTTAAGAGCTTGCTGATAGGTTCGGATGGCGAAAAGTATAGTCCTGAAGGAATAGAGGAGGCGCTTGTAGCCCACTGTAAGATGATCGATCAGGTAATCCTATACAACTCTCAAAATGCCTACACTATTGCGCTGATTGTTCCAAATAAGGAGGCTATGAAGCGTTATGCCAATGCTCATCAGCACCATCATCAGGGGTGGGATACCGTAGAGGGTAAGAAGCATGCTATTGAGGAGCTAAATAAGGAGATTGCTCAGTTCCGTAAGGGTGGACACCTTGCCGGAATGTTTCCCGAACGCTGGTTGCCTGCTACGTTTGCCATTCTTCCCGAAGGGTTTACCGAGCAAAATGGAATGATGAATAGCACCATGAAGATTGTTCGTGGAAAGGTGGAGGCTGCCTACAAGGATGTCATCGAGAATCTGTACAAGAATAACGGCAAGCACATCTATGGCGATTATAACATAAAATCGTTATCGTAA
- the thrS gene encoding threonine--tRNA ligase: MIKITFPDNTVKEYPVGSTSLDIAKSISPRLAQDVLAATVNGQVWDLTRPITTDSTLKLHKWDDAEGKHAFWHSSAHLMAEALEAIYPGIKLAIGPSIENGFYYDVDLEGHQIIEAELAKIEEKMLELARTKSPFVRTEVSKDEALKTYTEKGDPYKVELIQDLTDGTITFYTQGNFTDLCRGPHLPDTSSIKAVKLTNIAGAYWRGNEKNKMLTRIYGITFPQKKLLDEYLVMLEEAKKRDHRKLGKELELFTFSQRVGQGLPLWLPKGAELRSRLEDFLKKIQKKYGYQQVITPHIGQKDLYVTSGHYAKYGKDSFQPIHTPDETEEFLLKPMNCPHHCEIYKAKPRSYKDLPLRLAEFGTVYRYEQSGELHGLTRVRGFTQDDAHLFCRPDQLKDEFMKVIDIVLYIFKTLDFKDYTAQISLRDKVNREKYIGTEENWEKAEQAIIEAAAEKGLNTVVEYGEAAFYGPKLDFMVKDAIGRKWQLGTIQVDYNLPERFDLEYIGSDDKRHRPIMIHRAPFGSMERFVAVLLEHTSGKFPLWLTPEQVVILPISEKYNEYAENVLNLLNNSDIRAVLDDRNEKIGKKIRDNELKRIPYLLVVGEKEAETQTVAVRKQGEGDKGSMTIEQFASLIKAEVENQIAG, translated from the coding sequence ATGATAAAAATTACCTTTCCTGACAACACTGTCAAGGAATATCCTGTTGGAAGTACCAGCTTGGATATAGCAAAATCGATCAGCCCACGCTTGGCTCAAGATGTACTAGCGGCAACCGTTAATGGACAAGTTTGGGATCTGACGCGCCCAATAACGACCGACTCTACATTGAAGCTTCACAAGTGGGATGATGCTGAAGGTAAACATGCCTTTTGGCATTCATCGGCACACCTTATGGCCGAAGCACTCGAGGCCATTTACCCAGGCATCAAACTAGCCATTGGACCTAGCATCGAGAACGGCTTCTACTACGATGTTGACCTTGAAGGACATCAAATCATTGAGGCTGAACTAGCGAAGATCGAAGAGAAAATGCTCGAGTTGGCCAGAACCAAATCGCCATTCGTGCGCACCGAAGTTTCGAAAGACGAAGCACTAAAAACATATACCGAAAAGGGCGACCCTTACAAGGTTGAACTTATTCAGGATCTTACCGATGGAACGATCACGTTCTACACTCAAGGTAATTTTACCGACCTTTGCCGTGGACCACACCTTCCCGACACAAGCTCAATTAAGGCCGTAAAGCTTACCAATATTGCAGGAGCCTACTGGCGCGGAAACGAGAAGAACAAGATGCTTACCCGCATCTACGGCATCACCTTCCCTCAAAAGAAGCTGCTTGACGAGTATCTAGTAATGCTCGAAGAGGCTAAGAAGCGCGACCACCGTAAGCTTGGTAAAGAGTTAGAACTATTTACCTTCTCGCAACGCGTGGGCCAAGGGTTACCTCTATGGCTTCCAAAGGGTGCAGAGCTACGCTCTCGTCTTGAGGACTTCCTTAAAAAAATACAGAAAAAGTATGGTTACCAGCAGGTAATCACCCCACATATCGGACAAAAGGATCTTTACGTAACCTCAGGACACTACGCTAAGTATGGCAAGGACTCGTTCCAGCCTATTCACACTCCCGATGAGACTGAAGAATTCCTACTTAAGCCAATGAACTGTCCTCACCACTGTGAAATTTACAAGGCTAAACCACGTTCGTACAAGGATCTTCCTCTACGCTTGGCTGAGTTTGGAACCGTTTACCGCTACGAGCAAAGCGGCGAACTTCATGGATTGACAAGGGTAAGAGGCTTTACCCAAGACGACGCTCACCTTTTCTGCCGTCCCGACCAGCTGAAGGATGAGTTTATGAAGGTTATCGACATCGTACTTTACATCTTCAAAACCCTTGACTTTAAAGATTACACTGCTCAAATTTCGCTTCGCGACAAGGTAAACCGCGAGAAGTATATCGGAACGGAAGAGAACTGGGAAAAGGCAGAACAAGCCATTATTGAAGCAGCCGCAGAAAAAGGGCTTAATACTGTAGTAGAATATGGTGAGGCTGCTTTCTACGGCCCAAAACTCGACTTCATGGTTAAGGATGCTATTGGCCGCAAGTGGCAGCTAGGAACCATTCAGGTAGACTACAACCTTCCTGAGCGTTTCGACCTCGAGTATATTGGAAGCGATGATAAGCGCCACCGCCCAATCATGATTCATCGTGCACCATTTGGTTCGATGGAACGTTTTGTGGCAGTATTACTTGAACATACTAGCGGAAAATTCCCTCTTTGGCTTACCCCAGAGCAGGTGGTAATACTTCCAATCAGCGAAAAGTATAACGAATACGCGGAAAATGTTTTAAATTTGCTGAATAATTCCGATATTCGTGCCGTTTTAGACGACCGTAACGAAAAGATTGGCAAGAAGATTCGCGACAACGAGTTGAAAAGAATCCCATACCTTTTGGTCGTGGGAGAAAAAGAAGCAGAAACCCAAACCGTTGCAGTACGCAAGCAAGGCGAAGGCGACAAGGGTTCTATGACAATCGAACAATTCGCATCGCTTATTAAAGCGGAAGTTGAGAATCAAATTGCCGGTTAA
- the infC gene encoding translation initiation factor IF-3 has protein sequence MSALQRPGKVPFKSQGKDKEEGHKINEAITARQVRLVGDNIENPGVFSIADARKLANELDLDLVEISPNADPPVCRIIDYQKFLYQQKKKQKEIKAKAAKVVVKEIRFGPNTDDHDFNFKLKHAENFLKEGSKVKAFVFFKGRSILFKEQGEILLLRFAQELEEVGKVEQMPKLEGKRMIMFIAPKVAKKK, from the coding sequence ATTAGCGCACTACAAAGACCAGGAAAAGTCCCCTTCAAGTCACAAGGCAAAGATAAAGAAGAGGGCCACAAGATCAACGAAGCGATTACTGCAAGGCAGGTTCGTCTCGTTGGCGACAACATTGAAAATCCAGGGGTCTTCTCTATAGCCGACGCTCGCAAATTGGCTAACGAGTTAGATCTTGATTTGGTTGAGATTTCGCCTAACGCAGATCCACCGGTGTGTCGCATTATCGACTACCAAAAGTTTTTGTACCAACAAAAGAAAAAACAGAAGGAGATCAAGGCAAAAGCAGCCAAGGTTGTTGTTAAAGAAATCCGATTCGGTCCAAACACCGATGACCACGACTTTAACTTTAAACTTAAGCATGCCGAAAACTTCCTAAAGGAAGGCTCGAAGGTTAAAGCTTTTGTATTCTTCAAAGGACGCTCTATCCTGTTCAAGGAACAGGGTGAAATTTTACTCCTTCGTTTTGCGCAAGAATTGGAAGAGGTTGGCAAAGTTGAGCAAATGCCAAAGCTCGAAGGTAAGCGTATGATTATGTTTATCGCTCCTAAGGTTGCCAAGAAAAAGTAA
- the rpmI gene encoding 50S ribosomal protein L35, with protein MPKMKTNAGAKKRFQLTGTGKIKRKHAFKRHILTKKDTKRKRNLTHIGLVHPADMNNIKLLLVL; from the coding sequence ATGCCAAAGATGAAAACAAACGCTGGTGCTAAGAAGAGATTTCAACTCACCGGCACCGGAAAAATCAAAAGAAAGCACGCTTTCAAACGTCACATCCTTACCAAGAAGGACACTAAGCGTAAGCGCAATCTTACACACATCGGTTTGGTTCACCCAGCTGATATGAACAACATCAAGCTTCTGCTTGTACTTTAA
- the rplT gene encoding 50S ribosomal protein L20 translates to MPRSVNSVASRARRKKILKRTKGQFGARKNVWTVAKNSWEKGQTYAYRDRKAKKRSFRALWIVRINAAARMHGFSYSEFMGKIKKSGVALNRKVLADLALNHPTAFDAIVATLK, encoded by the coding sequence ATGCCAAGATCAGTCAATTCAGTAGCTTCAAGAGCTAGAAGAAAGAAAATCTTAAAGCGTACCAAAGGTCAATTTGGTGCAAGAAAAAATGTTTGGACAGTTGCGAAAAACTCGTGGGAAAAGGGTCAAACCTATGCATACCGCGACCGTAAGGCTAAAAAACGCAGCTTCCGCGCACTTTGGATCGTGAGAATTAACGCAGCAGCTCGTATGCACGGATTCAGCTACTCTGAGTTCATGGGCAAAATTAAGAAGAGCGGTGTTGCTCTAAACCGTAAGGTTTTAGCAGACCTAGCTCTAAATCACCCAACTGCTTTCGATGCTATCGTTGCAACATTGAAGTAG
- the dapB gene encoding 4-hydroxy-tetrahydrodipicolinate reductase, with the protein MRIALVGYGKMGKEIEKIAKERGHCISIIIDQDNSEDMNSTSFKQADVAIEFTNPYSALNNINCCINSGVPVVCGSTGWLDHLPEISEYVKAQNGALFYASNFSLGVNIFFKVNQHLASIMSKFNDYSVEVEEWHHNQKLDSPSGTAITAAEGILESYTNKNGWINQSVNDSNKLGIISIRKGEIPGTHTVTYDSPVDKIVLTHEAKSREGFALGAVLAAEFLAGKTGVYTMSDLLAL; encoded by the coding sequence ATGAGAATCGCTCTTGTCGGATACGGAAAGATGGGCAAGGAAATCGAGAAAATTGCCAAAGAAAGAGGTCATTGTATTTCTATTATCATAGATCAGGACAATTCGGAGGATATGAACTCCACCTCTTTTAAACAGGCCGATGTTGCAATCGAATTTACCAATCCATACTCCGCGCTCAACAATATTAATTGCTGTATCAACTCAGGGGTTCCTGTCGTTTGTGGATCCACAGGGTGGCTAGATCATCTCCCCGAAATATCGGAATACGTAAAAGCCCAAAACGGAGCGCTTTTCTATGCTTCAAACTTTAGCCTAGGCGTGAACATTTTTTTCAAAGTAAACCAACATCTAGCCTCAATAATGTCGAAGTTTAACGACTACTCCGTAGAAGTTGAAGAGTGGCATCACAACCAAAAGTTGGACTCACCTAGCGGAACTGCAATTACAGCCGCCGAAGGTATACTAGAAAGCTACACTAACAAAAACGGCTGGATAAACCAATCGGTAAACGACAGCAACAAGCTAGGCATTATTTCGATCCGAAAAGGAGAAATACCAGGTACGCACACGGTGACCTACGATTCTCCTGTTGATAAAATAGTACTAACCCACGAAGCAAAGAGTCGTGAAGGTTTTGCCCTAGGAGCAGTTCTTGCCGCAGAATTCTTAGCTGGCAAAACTGGTGTATATACTATGAGCGATCTACTTGCCTTATAA